Part of the Oncorhynchus mykiss isolate Arlee chromosome 23, USDA_OmykA_1.1, whole genome shotgun sequence genome is shown below.
TTGCCCTTACGGACAAGGCCCCGGCCTCAGCTCTCGAGCCTCTACCAGACCTCGACGAGCGGGAGGGCTGAGAGGGGTCCGACAGAGAGGTGCTCCTGGAGGTGCTGTCTTCCTCGGACTGTTCTCCCTGTGTCTTTTTCTCGTCGTCTGATAGGCGGTTGGCCAGCTTTAGCGTCTCCCCGCTAATGCCCTTAAAGTACTCGATGGTGCGTTTACAAACCTCGCTGGCGTTCTCCCTACTCGTCTCACCTGACGAGCTAACCTGAGACCTGTCTTTGATGGGCAACCTGGAGGGAAACTGTATAGCTACTCTTTCCCTGCTAGACTGAGTTGTTACCTGCACTGATATTGGGGAGCTGGGTGTGCTGCTCTTTTTAATATCTTTGATTGGGATTCTAGACCTGGGCTCTACTTTGGCAATGACAGGCTCtgctcttctcctcacctcaGCCTTGACAACCTGTTTGGGTTTTTGCTTCCCTATTGCTGTGCCTTGTGTATGGAACGACCACCCTGGCGCTTTGACAGGCAGCCTCGACTTTTGCTGCTTCGCCTCAGCTTCCTTGATGGCTTCACTTTGTCTTTGTTCAGCCTGAACACTGTTTTCTTCTACTTCTAGAGAGTCTCTACAGAACAAAGCTTCAATCCTACTGGCTTTCTGAAGGGTGGGTTCAGAAGACGACTGCAAATTAAACACCACACTGCCACATTGTATATAGTTAGCCTGGACGCTAGAGGACTCaaggttattgttgttattgcagTTCTCTGCAGGGTAATCTCTTCTTTCTGACAGCTTTGGGTCTCTGTATCCGCTAAACTGACTCCCCAGTGACTGGTTTTCCAAGCTAATGTATTCTGGCATCTGACTTTCTGACATCTCTGCCTTATAATCTGTGTGATCCCCCGAGTCTTTTTTCACTGTAATGGCTATTCCCATCTTAATGGGGGTGCGTAATTTGGGGTCAACTTTAGAGGCCGTAATCGTGAATGAGGACGTGGTCTCGGCTACTGTGTCACCAGAAGGCGCATCGGTACAGCCAGTGTCAGTGCCAGTCTGTGCAGGGCTGCACTTTGCTGATGTGCTGCTTTCTGTGGCAGTCTCTAACTtcaccccctcacccctctcccctgtTTTTGACTGAGAGGTAACTACCCCTGGACTCTTGCCCCCTCTCCCCTTGTCCCCTGATTTCCCATCAGAGGAATGCTCACCAATCTGGAAAAATTGAAGTCTCTCTTCAACAAAGTCCCGCTTGCTCATGTCAATTGCACCACTGCGCGTCATCTCAAACATCTTCCCCTCATGGAAGGGGAAAGGGTTAGGCTCGCTAGTCGGTGTGCTTTCATCAGTCGGGGTTCTAGCAGGGGTAGTGTCTGGAGTGGTGGCTTGCGATTTGTCCTCCACAGACAAACCAAAAGGCTTGGGATCTTCTTCTCTCGCTTTGGCATCAAaaactccttctccttctccccctttgCTTGACCAGGGGTCAAAGTCTAAGCCTTTCGTGGCGACTGTTTTGAAGGTAGAGTTTAACTCCTCTTCGAGTTGACAACGGAAATAGTTATCTGCAAAGTCTTGTCTATCACCCTGTCTATCTGGATGTCTTCCCTCAAGAGTGTAGTCTTTTTCATCTCCGGTGTTTTGGTCTGAGTTTGCTTTCCCATTATCCCCTCCATCCTCACTTGGCGTTTTCTCCTCCTCTATGACTTCAAGCTTTGATTGACTAAAGGAACGATCACATGTCTTGCCGTCATTGGACAGGCTTGATGTTTTAGGGTCTTGTTCACTCAATCCATCATCCTCATCTTGAAGGTCATAGCCATCGAGAGAGTCTATTTCAGTGGCATCTGTGTCATGAGAGAACTCAGCAGTTGTGGCTATGGAGCAGTCTGTGATTGACTGGTCGTTGCCATTTTTCTCTAAGTCTACATCCTCTTCTTTTTCAACGCCATTCGTGCCTGACTCCTTGTTGTTTCCGTTCCTCTCAGGCTTTTGGGGTTTTAAAagcttctctccttcctccttctccttcatCTTGAAGGTGTACTTTTTGTTGGGAATGGGATGGAAGACAGACTCATCGTCGCTAGAGTCACTGTCGTCTGCTCCAGGTGGAACTGGAGAGGGAGGTTGAACCCTGATGATGGGCTCTGCAAGGAGGTGCCGATCATGCTCCTCTTGGAGGTTCACCTCCATCATCTCTGTCTCAGCCTCTGAGGAGGCACAAGATCCCCTCTTATCAGGGTCAGAATGCTCTGCCTCTAAAGGCGGAGGGGGGGGAAACTCAATGTAAGCGACTCTTTTCTCTTTGTGTCGTTTCAGTGTTTCCTGATTTCGGTTGGAGGGTTCTGATGAGGCAGGCTTGGTTTTCTTTGGCAGAGACTCCTTGTAGACGAAGGTCTTTCCTTCGTCTTCTTCAGACTCCTCTGCTATTGGAATGGGCATTCCGGGCATGTATCCAATTACGGAATCTGGCGTTCTGGAGGCAAGGCTCACCTCCTCAGAACTTGGTGTCTCAGGAGTAACAGGACTTTTGCCAGAGCTGTCCATGAGAGTAACTTGCTCTAGAGTGTCATCCTCTGGGCTGCCTTGAGGAGATGGGGTCTGTTTTTGTTTAATGGTGTAACGCGCTCCCCGTGTCTCATGCACTGTTCGGCTCTCGTGACTCACTATCTTTTTGTATGTTCCCAGCTGCTCAGCTGTTTCTTTTTCGTATTTCTTGCCCACTTGGATGCTAACATAAACTGGCAAAGGTTTGATGTCTTTGAAACCCTCAATAACAATGTTTTCCAAGTACCCTACTTGATCGCTATCTATACCATTACACACTACAGTTGACTGACTACTATCAAAAGAATCAGATGATGTTTCTACTGATGAGCAGTTTGTGGATTTTCTGGATTCAGAGCCGCTGTGTAACCTATTTCTAGCTAAAGTAGGTATTTGTAACCCTGGCCTTTCACACAGTTTAACAGAGGTATCAAATTTTAATGAAGTGGATTGATGATTTTCTGAGAAACTAGATGGCATTCTAACAGGAATTTGCGATTCCGAGTTTTTTTTTAGACCACCGGTACTATTTGGGTTTTCTCGGACCACAAGCTCTGTGTAAATTATTTTCTTGGTTGTCTCATCTTTTTTGGCTATTCCATCTCTAAAACCCTGCTGTTCTCTTTGTGAATTGTGGTCTTTGTGAATTGACACTTGGGGTTGATAGTTTCCATTTCCATGACATTCCCAAGTTTTGAAGGACTTTTTTTCTTCCTGTTCATTTCCGTTTGTGCCGTGTTTAGGAGATGAGTAAATATACCTATTAGCACTGGGGCTTGGTCCACTAGATCCTCTTACCTCACTTTCTAGAACCTTCCTTGTACATCCTGGACTGTCTGGTGATTTGGGGATATTTGAGCCTGCAAAAACTTGATACACAGGCAGCTTACTTTCCAGGAGTTTTCTTACTGGGGGATTTGACGTGTGTCCCCATTGTGGACCCGTATCTTGCTTTTGAGCCTCTTGTTCAAAATGTAGCCTAACAGCGCTGACTTTGGAGGATGACATTTGAAAAGGTTTAGAGGCATCACCCACATTTCCCTGTGAGATGCCATCCCCTGGTTTTCTATTGTCATCCTTATATTGTAGCAGCACTCTCCTCTCTGGGCTGCTTGGTAAACTAGCACATTTTCTATCATTGGAGCCAAACCTGTCTCTGAAACGGTCTCTACATTCTTCACCACTGCCCCCATTCCTGTATGCTGATCTTTCAGGACTGCTGTGCGTAGAGCTAGGCCCTGATCGTGTTTCCCTAAAGTCGGACCTACGGGACTTCTTCTCAGGGGAAGAAAGCTCATCGTTCAGTTTCTCTGTCTTATCACGAAAAAACTGAGAGACTTCGCTAAGCTTTTCCTCTGCTTCCTTAACAGTTCTGTCTACTCTGTCTTCATATATCAGCTTTTCTCTATTCTTGCTCTGTCTGTCATCAGTGACACGCATCCAAACAGAGTGCTTTGGGCTGCCAGGTTCTGAGGAATACTGCAACAGTGTTAGTTTGTCAAAGTTATCGTCTACATTGGCAATTTGACCTGATTTGTCTGTGTTTGATGACTTCAAAATATATTCTTGCCTTGATCCACTAGACCTTCCCTGACTATAACAACTCCTATCTGGGGATTGAAAACGAGACCTGTCCCTTAAATACTCCTCAGTGTCAGAGTGAGACGAGTCTGGTTTCTCAGAGAGAAGCATTTTGTCGGCAAAGTTGTAAGACTCTCCTCTTAGTTCTGATGATTCATCATCATTATATTCCACAGAGTGCTGGCTGAGTAGCTTTAGGGTTTTGTACGAGTCGTCTGCCATGAGCTGTTCAGAGCTTGGATGACTATCATCTTCCTGTGTCATGGGCGTGTTTACTCTGGAAGACTCTAGGTAACAGGGGAGCGATTCTTCaggctcctcctctccctgtcgtGACATTCCACTGTTCCCTTGGTAGAAGTACATCTCCTTCTCTGGGCGATTTTTTGTCTCCCGGATGATGACCTCAGTTGGTTCAGTTTTGTTGCCCTTTTCAATGTGAACTTCAATTATTCTTTCAACTTTGGGTTTTGAGCTGATATCTTCAAGAACTCTCTGTGATGTGTCATCGTTGCCGGCCTTGTGCTCAAACAGTCCAGCAAGTTCTCTGGAGGGATCCCTGCCGGACTGGAAAGCTTTCATGATATCATGCACTGACATTGATTCTTCAATCCTCTCTGATGTATTCTCTTtactctggggtttgtggtacacCATTCGGGTGGTAGTTGTGATGTGGGTCTCTTCCTTAACTCGCATGCCCTTGCCCATCGAGTCATCGTCCGGGCTGATTTTCATCTGAAATGATTTTGTTTGGTCCACATTGGATGCATTCAGCCCTTTGGGCTCAGCATCAATGTATCTAACCTCCCTTGTATCCTCCGTCATTGGTTGCTTGTTATCTTCAGGAGACTCATAGCTCCTAATAACATGAACAACCTCAGTCCTTGTCTCCGTGATTACTGGTGGAATATCCTGGAAAAGCGTCTTGGGTCCCATGCCTTCTGCACTCTGTGGGGCAGATGGCGTCCTTTCACTCCTTGTCTCAAAGCCACTGTCTGAGAGGGGACTCTTGTCCTGGTCATGTGCGATGTCATCTGGAGATTCTAACATGGCATCAGGCCCAAATAGCACATCTGCTAGTTTACAGAGCTCCTTTTCTGAGGCAGAGGACCGCATGTTTGCGGGTGGCATTTTCAGCTTGTGCTCAGGTTTAAGCATACgtttctgtttctcctctccttctcgtCTAACCTCATCAGATCTATGCTTTACATCTGCAATTTTTGAGATAGAGCTACTGCCAATGTCATTTGTCAAGTAGTCTACTACCTTCGATAGATTGAAATCTCTGTCTGGTATAGTCTTAGTTTTGATTTGAGGGACCACTGTCTCATATCTTGGTGGATAACTCCAGTTGCTTTGCTGGGGATCCACTGGCACTTGTTTAGAGAACTGTACCTCGTCTGTTGTATTTGTTTTAAAAGCTGTCTTGTTAATCTTTGCCGTATCCTTGGTTAGGATCTCACTAACTTTGACCAGGTCCTGTTTCACTTTCTCTACAATTCTGTAAGGCTCCTCGTCCTCCATTCTAGCCTCTTTGGGGAAGTCAGACTGGAAACCTTTGGAGGCTGAACTTGGTTCTGTTTGCAAGATGTTAGACATCCGTATCAAGTCCTCTTTCATTTCTGCCACGTCCTTCAGTATCTCTTGGCTGGAGGACAGCGGGGATGAGGTGGTGGATTTTAGGGCAGCCGGGGACATGAATAAGGGGGATTTGACAGGTGACAGAGTTCTGGCAAAGGAAGACTGGGCTTGAGAGTTTGTCTCAGCAGGCATAGTTTTTCGAGGGGACAAGAGGGCAGCAGCTGACTTTGACACCTCAGGGAGCTTTTTAAATTGGGGTTCTGGCAAAACATTTATAATTGAATACACTGGGACAGTCATTGGGCTTGGTGGGTTTAGTGGGGACCGTAAAGAGGCATATAGGGAACTAGAGGCTGAGGATCTTATGGACTGGTAAGAGGATGACGCTGAGGAGGACATGGACTTGAGAGTGCCATATCCAGAGGCAGAGCAGGAATTGAACGTTTTTTCAACCTCGTCAAAGGCTGCATTTACGCTTGTTGTTGCTGCATTGGTGGTTGCCTGTATCCTCCCCTGTAAGCTGCTGGAGAGTAGGGATGTGGGGGAGGAGGAGCGGTACTTTGTAGGGGATACTGTTCCATTGATCAGAGCTGCAGCACTAGGAGGAGTGTTGGATTTAATTGGTgatgagagggaggaaaagagactCCTTGAGGGGCTTGAGGGGTCTGCACTGGACCGGACAGAGGAGAGGCCAGGAACAGTTTTTATAGGAGAGGACGATGTTGTTGTGCCAGTGCCCACAATGACACCCTTGAATGGAAGAGTTGAACTGTACATGTTCAGTGAGGATTTAGGGGAAGCAGGTGGCGTCATAGTGATTGATGACCTTTCTAGCAGACACCCTCCACCAGTGGTGATAGGAGAGGTTCTAGTAGACAATGCTGCCAGTCCCTTGATGGAAACATGGTCTGGAATGCTTCTGACTGGCGATGACTGGAGACTGGGGGTAACCTGAACTGGGTACTGGGCCTGCTGAACTACAGTCTTTATTGGGGATGAAATGGTCCTGTACGACCTGATGGGGGAAGCTATGTCGCTGACTGACTTGATGGAATGGGCCGGTGAGCCGCCTATGTTGGACTTGATGGGGGACGCTGAGGTGATGGACCACACAGACTTCAGTGGAGAGGCAGTGGGCGTGTTGGACGATGAACTGGAGTGGGAACCGAATCCAGACTTGGCTTGGCCAGGGACGGAGACAGGAACAGCCGACCACGCCTGATAAGATCTCGTTGAAAAGACAGGTTTGTGAGTGTAGCCAGTAGGCTGTGTTCTCGGCGAGCTCCGATCAGTTGTTTCTTGAATAACCAAACCAAAGATTTAACATAAATTCAACGGaaaataattgaaataataaaaacagagaaaccagagagagaaagTTGGAGTCAGTAAGGCCAATATTAATCAAAGCAGTAAGAATAATATAATTTATAAAACGTCAATTACTATCTAAACAAAGATATGGTGAAAAGTGATTGTTTAAGGTCAATGATCTGTCACAAAATAGAACAGATGCAAGATAACACACAATGAAGCATACGTGGCAACAAAATGcttgacataacagtgaagaagaAACCATttcaaacataccaagacaacaacacaaccattCTATTAACCATTGATGTGCTTTGTCTGTTTGCCGTTTTGCTGCAGTGCCTTTTATATGTTTGGTGCACACCATGGTCATATGTTTCCAATGCCAAAAATGACCCCACAATCCTTTTAGTATATTATTAGTGCAATAATTGTCTCAAGGGTTCACTTATTGATTGGTTCACAAGAAATGAATGCCCTGAACAATCACTAAGCCAATAAAAGTGAGGTGTTCTTCAAAAGAATGAAAACGCTACAAGATAATAATTATATTTGACATTTGGATGTTGCAATGCCAGTAGTTTTCACAAAAATGTTATGATACAAAAacaaggaaaatatatttcacaaaaTGGAGAGGGTCTGCAaagtatactaaacaaaaatataaatgcaacatgaaacaatttcaaagattttactgagttacagtttacataagaaaatcagtcaattgaaataaataaattaggccctaatctatggattttacatgacggGGCAGGGTTTCGTTCATGGGTGGGCCTTGGCGGGCATAGGCCCACATACTTGGCAGCCAGACCCACCCACTAGGGAGCCAAGCCCAGCAAATCAGAATTCATTTTtcaccacaaaagggctttattacagacaaaaatactccTCAGTACAACCCCCCACCGCCCCTCAGACGATCACACTATTtgagaagccagatgtggaggtcctgggctggcgtggttacacgtggtctgcggttgtgaggccggacggacacactgccaaattctctaaaacgacgttggaggcagcttatagtaaagaaatgaacattaaattctctggcaacagctctggtggacattcctgcagtcagcatgccaattacacgctccctcaaaacttgagacatctgtagcattgtgttgtgtgacaaaactgcacattttaaagtggccttttattgttcccagcacaaggtgcacctatgtaatgatcgtgccgtttaatcagcttcttgatatgccacacctgtcaggtggatggattatcttggcaaaggagaaatgctcactaacagggacgtaaacaaacttgtgcacaacatttgagagaaataagcttttgtgcgtatggaacatttcagggattttttttaaatatttcagctcatgaaacatgagaccaacactttacatgttgcatttatatattttttcagtgcATAAGACACCAAGCAAGGGTTGTCCGGGATGGATATGAATCATGACGTGTATGATGACAGTATGGAAAGTGCTCATAATTCTACACTATTGATATATGAATATATCATAAAGGTAATATCGTACACTGCATATGAAGTTGAATAACGTTATTGATATTTTGTATGAACTGAGGATTTATGAAAGTGAAGATGTTAAACTCACTCGCTGCAGGGTCGGTCAGATAGCTGTAGCGCTTACGCAAAGCTAAGGAGGCAAAGGTATGACGTCGGTCTGGTTTTTCagtctgcaacaacaaaaacaacaaaatatctTTTAACATAAAATAAAGATTGGATTTAAATGCCAAAAATGTATATTCCCTTTTTTGACATTACGGACAGAATTTCTCCCATTTTGTGATTTTGAAATCAAATCGAAATGATGCATTTTGCAGTGTGGGAGTCCATGTTGTTGAGGTAGTAGGCACTGCAAGCGATTGACTAAGAGATCCATGCTTTCCTCCGATTGGACAGATTGAGAGTGACCTTGGTGGCGCGATTTCAAGTGCATTAATCAATCTCATTTTGAAGAAACAC
Proteins encoded:
- the LOC110502535 gene encoding ankyrin-3 isoform X31 yields the protein MTGDTDKYLRPQDLKELGDDSLPQEGYMGFSIGVRSASPRISLRSFSSDRSNTLNRSSYARDSMTIEEILAPTKDTLQSVCKDLSYLVDPLNKHLAVTRDYDAECLRRYSWTPDTMDHSNTVSSPIHSGFLVSFMVDARGGSMRGSRSNGMRIIIPPRKCTAPTRITCRLAKRHKLAYPPPMVEGEGLVSRLVEVGPAGAQFLGPVIVEIPHFGSMRGKERELIVLRSDNGDTWKEHQYDCHPSDITDILNGMDEELDSNAELEKKRICRIITRDFPQYFAVVSRIKQESNHMGPEGGTLTSQTVPMVQASFPQGALTKKIRVGLQAQPVPDDMVRNLLGNRATFSPIVTVEPRRRKFHKPITMTIPVPPRSAEGHPSGHRGDSTPCLRLLCSITGGTSPAQWEDITGTTPLSFVTDCVSFTTNVSARFWLTDCHQTPETVSLASQLYRELICVPYLAKFVVFAKMNDPVESRLRCFCMTDDKVDKTLEQQENFEEVARSKDIEVLEGKPIHVDCYGNLSPLTKSGQQLIFNFFSFKENRLPFNVKVRDMGQEPCGRLSFLREPKTTKGLPQTAVCNLNITLPTHKKDMMESDPDDETEKPDRRHTFASLALRKRYSYLTDPAAKTTDRSSPRTQPTGYTHKPVFSTRSYQAWSAVPVSVPGQAKSGFGSHSSSSSNTPTASPLKSVWSITSASPIKSNIGGSPAHSIKSVSDIASPIRSYRTISSPIKTVVQQAQYPVQVTPSLQSSPVRSIPDHVSIKGLAALSTRTSPITTGGGCLLERSSITMTPPASPKSSLNMYSSTLPFKGVIVGTGTTTSSSPIKTVPGLSSVRSSADPSSPSRSLFSSLSSPIKSNTPPSAAALINGTVSPTKYRSSSPTSLLSSSLQGRIQATTNAATTSVNAAFDEVEKTFNSCSASGYGTLKSMSSSASSSYQSIRSSASSSLYASLRSPLNPPSPMTVPVYSIINVLPEPQFKKLPEVSKSAAALLSPRKTMPAETNSQAQSSFARTLSPVKSPLFMSPAALKSTTSSPLSSSQEILKDVAEMKEDLIRMSNILQTEPSSASKGFQSDFPKEARMEDEEPYRIVEKVKQDLVKVSEILTKDTAKINKTAFKTNTTDEVQFSKQVPVDPQQSNWSYPPRYETVVPQIKTKTIPDRDFNLSKVVDYLTNDIGSSSISKIADVKHRSDEVRREGEEKQKRMLKPEHKLKMPPANMRSSASEKELCKLADVLFGPDAMLESPDDIAHDQDKSPLSDSGFETRSERTPSAPQSAEGMGPKTLFQDIPPVITETRTEVVHVIRSYESPEDNKQPMTEDTREVRYIDAEPKGLNASNVDQTKSFQMKISPDDDSMGKGMRVKEETHITTTTRMVYHKPQSKENTSERIEESMSVHDIMKAFQSGRDPSRELAGLFEHKAGNDDTSQRVLEDISSKPKVERIIEVHIEKGNKTEPTEVIIRETKNRPEKEMYFYQGNSGMSRQGEEEPEESLPCYLESSRVNTPMTQEDDSHPSSEQLMADDSYKTLKLLSQHSVEYNDDESSELRGESYNFADKMLLSEKPDSSHSDTEEYLRDRSRFQSPDRSCYSQGRSSGSRQEYILKSSNTDKSGQIANVDDNFDKLTLLQYSSEPGSPKHSVWMRVTDDRQSKNREKLIYEDRVDRTVKEAEEKLSEVSQFFRDKTEKLNDELSSPEKKSRRSDFRETRSGPSSTHSSPERSAYRNGGSGEECRDRFRDRFGSNDRKCASLPSSPERRVLLQYKDDNRKPGDGISQGNVGDASKPFQMSSSKVSAVRLHFEQEAQKQDTGPQWGHTSNPPVRKLLESKLPVYQVFAGSNIPKSPDSPGCTRKVLESEVRGSSGPSPSANRYIYSSPKHGTNGNEQEEKKSFKTWECHGNGNYQPQVSIHKDHNSQREQQGFRDGIAKKDETTKKIIYTELVVRENPNSTGGLKKNSESQIPVRMPSSFSENHQSTSLKFDTSVKLCERPGLQIPTLARNRLHSGSESRKSTNCSSVETSSDSFDSSQSTVVCNGIDSDQVGYLENIVIEGFKDIKPLPVYVSIQVGKKYEKETAEQLGTYKKIVSHESRTVHETRGARYTIKQKQTPSPQGSPEDDTLEQVTLMDSSGKSPVTPETPSSEEVSLASRTPDSVIGYMPGMPIPIAEESEEDEGKTFVYKESLPKKTKPASSEPSNRNQETLKRHKEKRVAYIEFPPPPPLEAEHSDPDKRGSCASSEAETEMMEVNLQEEHDRHLLAEPIIRVQPPSPVPPGADDSDSSDDESVFHPIPNKKYTFKMKEKEEGEKLLKPQKPERNGNNKESGTNGVEKEEDVDLEKNGNDQSITDCSIATTAEFSHDTDATEIDSLDGYDLQDEDDGLSEQDPKTSSLSNDGKTCDRSFSQSKLEVIEEEKTPSEDGGDNGKANSDQNTGDEKDYTLEGRHPDRQGDRQDFADNYFRCQLEEELNSTFKTVATKGLDFDPWSSKGGEGEGVFDAKAREEDPKPFGLSVEDKSQATTPDTTPARTPTDESTPTSEPNPFPFHEGKMFEMTRSGAIDMSKRDFVEERLQFFQIGEHSSDGKSGDKGRGGKSPGVVTSQSKTGERGEGVKLETATESSTSAKCSPAQTGTDTGCTDAPSGDTVAETTSSFTITASKVDPKLRTPIKMGIAITVKKDSGDHTDYKAEMSESQMPEYISLENQSLGSQFSGYRDPKLSERRDYPAENCNNNNNLESSSVQANYIQCGSVVFNLQSSSEPTLQKASRIEALFCRDSLEVEENSVQAEQRQSEAIKEAEAKQQKSRLPVKAPGWSFHTQGTAIGKQKPKQVVKAEVRRRAEPVIAKVEPRSRIPIKDIKKSSTPSSPISVQVTTQSSRERVAIQFPSRLPIKDRSQVSSSGETSRENASEVCKRTIEYFKGISGETLKLANRLSDDEKKTQGEQSEEDSTSRSTSLSDPSQPSRSSRSGRGSRAEAGALSVRAKVDRASGSERSRRSRRTGGKEGSQVAGPRAPPVAEIKPSPQSPCERTDLRMAIVADHLGLSWTELAREMNFSVDEINHIRVENPNSLTAQSFMLLKKWVSRDGKNATTDALTGVLTKVNRMDIVTLLEGPIFDYGNISGTRSFADDNAVYLDQADDYHCILAQLQSPAQLHSDPSFTELYSEPPTLTIDPEPSPVQLKPDPPIFILTQSESWADHMEPDSSTRSPSRPYELSLYIPTLDFDPTATTNTGMAEGDQVLIVEEEKKEVDISLQQMSFASPEQCEVEKEVKKQVSFFSSSLSSPSSPWQAQQDSRQAGAEEVVKGDGEEVVEAGEMVENGDKVVEEGDNKMVLEGGKERENGAEVAEEGAKVVKEGDNKMVLEGGKEPENGAEALGEQGVSGSTEEKDGDENEMTEDKLKSLLEDIHLEEGSEEEEGEEMTEAKVQEILSQVKQAEKDMCSLPGWHSETFSVNVEPPTPGRSVSSDLLDRQENSQENSSDSATSSSRGEPGRSRHNGDHTELPPHDGSLPLSQDSANRRAGHGKEEGVLVSEKKVQQRFSESGTDEEQTVTTRVFRRRVILKGEQAKNIPGESVTEEQFTDEDGNIITRKVIRKVIRRVSMPDDQGGDRGRWDRGDLWPCPFSLEEELEQGDGAKSRRKEERLGEKKLHS